From a single Chlamydia muridarum str. Nigg genomic region:
- the rpsH gene encoding 30S ribosomal protein S8: protein MGITSDSIANLLTRIRNALMAEHLYIDIEHSKMLEAIVRILKQHGFVAHFLVKEENRKRLMRVFLRYGEDRRPVIHALKRVSKPSRRVYVSAAKIPYVFGNMGIAVLSTPQGVLEGSEARAKNVGGELLCLVW from the coding sequence ATGGGAATTACGAGTGATTCAATTGCAAATTTATTGACACGGATTCGAAATGCTTTGATGGCAGAGCATTTATACATTGATATCGAGCATAGTAAAATGCTTGAAGCCATTGTAAGAATCCTCAAGCAACACGGGTTCGTTGCTCACTTTTTAGTAAAAGAAGAAAATCGCAAAAGACTAATGAGAGTCTTTTTGAGATATGGGGAAGATCGCAGACCAGTGATTCATGCTTTGAAGCGTGTATCTAAGCCTTCTAGAAGGGTATATGTTTCTGCAGCAAAAATTCCTTATGTTTTCGGAAATATGGGTATTGCCGTCCTTTCAACTCCTCAAGGGGTTTTAGAAGGTTCTGAAGCTAGAGCTAAGAACGTTGGCGGTGAATTGCTTTGTTTAGTTTGGTAG
- the rplE gene encoding 50S ribosomal protein L5, giving the protein MSRLKKLYTEEIRKTLQDKFQYENVMQIPVLKKIVISMGLAEAAKDKNLFQSHLEELAVISGQKPLVTRAKNSIAGFKLREGQGIGAKVTLRGIRMYDFMDRFCNIVSPRIRDFRGFSCKGDGRGCYSLGLDDQQIFPEVDLDRVKRSQGMNITWVTTAQTDAECLTLLECMGLRFKKAQ; this is encoded by the coding sequence ATGAGCAGGTTAAAAAAACTATATACTGAAGAGATCAGAAAAACTCTTCAAGATAAGTTTCAATATGAAAATGTTATGCAGATTCCTGTTCTTAAGAAAATAGTCATAAGTATGGGTCTTGCAGAGGCTGCAAAAGATAAAAATCTTTTTCAGTCCCATTTAGAAGAGTTGGCTGTTATCTCTGGACAAAAACCTTTAGTAACTAGAGCCAAAAATTCTATCGCAGGGTTTAAGTTGCGAGAAGGACAGGGGATCGGGGCTAAAGTCACTTTACGAGGGATTCGTATGTATGACTTTATGGACCGTTTTTGCAATATTGTCTCCCCAAGAATTCGAGACTTTAGAGGATTCTCTTGTAAAGGGGATGGTCGAGGTTGTTATTCCCTAGGTTTAGATGATCAGCAAATCTTCCCTGAAGTTGATTTGGATCGTGTTAAACGATCTCAGGGGATGAATATTACTTGGGTAACTACAGCACAAACCGATGCGGAGTGCCTTACCTTGTTAGAGTGTATGGGCTTGCGTTTCAAGAAGGCTCAATAA
- the rplX gene encoding 50S ribosomal protein L24: protein MKRRSVCVGDTVYVLAGNDKGKQGKVLRCLKDKVVVEGINVRVKNIKRSQENPKGKRINIEAPLHISNVRLSIDNQPARLFVKVTEKGRELWNKHSDGSSSLYRLVRERKG, encoded by the coding sequence ATGAAGAGACGTAGTGTTTGTGTCGGTGACACTGTTTATGTGCTTGCTGGAAACGACAAAGGTAAGCAAGGAAAAGTTTTACGTTGTTTGAAGGATAAGGTTGTCGTTGAAGGAATCAATGTCCGAGTAAAAAATATTAAACGCTCTCAAGAAAATCCTAAAGGGAAGCGTATTAATATTGAGGCTCCTCTCCATATTTCCAACGTACGTTTAAGTATCGATAATCAGCCTGCTAGACTGTTTGTCAAAGTTACGGAGAAAGGACGGGAGCTTTGGAATAAGCATTCTGATGGCAGTTCTTCATTATACCGATTGGTAAGAGAGAGAAAGGGTTAA
- the rplN gene encoding 50S ribosomal protein L14, with the protein MIQQESQLKVADNTGAKKVKCFKVLGGSRRRYATVGDVIVCSVRDVEPDSSVKKGDVVKAVIVRTRNDIRRKDGSTLRFDTNSCVIIDDKGNPKGTRIFGPVAREIRDRGFIKISSLAPEVI; encoded by the coding sequence ATGATCCAGCAAGAAAGTCAATTAAAAGTTGCCGATAATACGGGCGCTAAAAAGGTAAAGTGTTTCAAGGTCCTCGGTGGATCTCGTCGGCGTTATGCAACAGTCGGTGATGTGATTGTTTGCTCAGTAAGAGACGTTGAGCCTGATAGTTCCGTAAAAAAAGGGGACGTTGTTAAGGCCGTTATTGTGCGGACTCGGAATGATATTCGTCGTAAAGATGGTTCTACACTGAGATTTGATACCAATAGCTGTGTAATCATTGATGACAAAGGCAATCCTAAGGGAACTCGAATTTTTGGGCCTGTAGCGCGAGAAATTCGAGATCGAGGCTTCATTAAAATTAGCTCTCTGGCTCCTGAGGTGATTTAA
- the rpsQ gene encoding 30S ribosomal protein S17: MASDVRGRRKTKIGVVVSSKMEKTVVVRVERVYSHPQYAKVVRDSSKYYAHNELDVKEGDTVRIQETRPLSKTKRWRVVDRVN, translated from the coding sequence ATGGCTAGTGATGTGAGAGGCCGTAGAAAAACCAAAATTGGTGTAGTTGTTTCATCAAAGATGGAAAAAACTGTTGTCGTTCGAGTTGAAAGAGTATACTCGCACCCTCAATATGCTAAAGTGGTTAGGGATTCTAGCAAGTATTATGCGCATAATGAGTTGGATGTGAAAGAGGGAGATACCGTTCGAATCCAAGAGACGCGTCCTTTGTCTAAAACAAAGAGATGGCGGGTTGTCGATCGGGTAAATTAG
- the rpmC gene encoding 50S ribosomal protein L29 translates to MGAKKNLLAELREKSSEELDEFIRDNKKALFTLRAEAALQNKAVKTHQFSLYKKSIARALTIKQEKKDRVHG, encoded by the coding sequence ATGGGAGCAAAAAAGAATTTATTAGCGGAGCTTAGAGAAAAAAGCTCAGAAGAGTTGGATGAGTTTATTCGTGATAATAAAAAAGCTCTTTTCACTTTGCGTGCGGAAGCTGCTTTACAAAATAAAGCTGTAAAAACTCATCAGTTTTCTCTGTATAAGAAAAGCATTGCTCGTGCTCTAACAATAAAACAAGAAAAAAAGGATAGAGTCCATGGCTAG
- the rplP gene encoding 50S ribosomal protein L16 — MLMPKRTKFRKQQKGQFAGLSKGATFVDFGEFGMQTLERGWITSRQIEACRVAINRYLKRKGKVWIRVFPDKSVTKKPAETRMGKGKGAPDHWVAVVRPGRILFEVANVSKEDAQDALRRAAAKLGIRTRFVKRVERV; from the coding sequence ATGTTAATGCCTAAACGAACAAAATTTCGCAAGCAGCAGAAAGGTCAGTTTGCTGGATTGAGTAAGGGGGCAACGTTTGTTGACTTCGGCGAGTTTGGAATGCAGACTTTGGAAAGAGGATGGATTACTAGCCGTCAAATTGAGGCATGCAGGGTTGCTATCAACAGATATTTAAAACGTAAAGGGAAAGTTTGGATTCGAGTTTTCCCTGATAAAAGTGTAACGAAAAAACCTGCCGAAACTCGAATGGGTAAAGGTAAGGGAGCTCCTGATCACTGGGTAGCTGTTGTCCGTCCCGGACGTATTTTATTCGAAGTGGCAAACGTTTCGAAAGAAGATGCTCAGGACGCTTTAAGAAGAGCTGCTGCAAAGTTAGGAATCAGAACACGATTCGTTAAACGTGTGGAAAGGGTATAG
- the rpsC gene encoding 30S ribosomal protein S3, translated as MGQKGCPVGFRTAVTKKWRSLWYGNNQEFGKFLIEDVRIREFLKKKPSCQGAAGFVVKRMSGKIEVTIHTARPGLVIGKKGAEVESLKAELKKLTGKDVWVEIAEVKRPELNAQLVADGIAKQIERRVSFRRAMKKALQSVMDAGALGVKVQVSGRLAGAEIARSEWYKNGRVPLHTLRADIDYATASAETTYGIIGIKVWINLGEKKAVPAANHAGAASTAAA; from the coding sequence ATGGGTCAAAAAGGATGTCCAGTAGGGTTCCGTACAGCGGTTACTAAAAAATGGCGATCTTTATGGTATGGGAATAATCAAGAGTTCGGAAAATTTCTTATTGAAGATGTAAGAATTAGAGAATTTTTGAAAAAGAAACCCTCTTGTCAAGGTGCTGCAGGGTTCGTCGTTAAACGAATGAGCGGTAAGATTGAAGTTACTATTCATACAGCTAGACCAGGCTTAGTGATTGGGAAAAAAGGGGCTGAAGTAGAGTCTCTAAAAGCCGAATTGAAAAAGCTAACAGGGAAAGATGTTTGGGTTGAAATCGCAGAAGTTAAACGCCCAGAATTGAACGCTCAGCTTGTAGCAGATGGTATTGCTAAGCAGATAGAAAGACGAGTTTCTTTCAGAAGAGCTATGAAAAAAGCGTTGCAATCTGTGATGGATGCCGGAGCTCTCGGAGTTAAGGTTCAAGTTTCAGGCCGTTTGGCTGGAGCTGAGATTGCTCGATCCGAGTGGTATAAGAATGGTCGTGTGCCTCTTCATACGCTTAGAGCAGATATTGATTACGCTACAGCGTCTGCAGAGACTACTTATGGAATTATCGGCATAAAAGTTTGGATTAATCTTGGTGAAAAGAAGGCCGTCCCTGCGGCTAATCATGCAGGTGCAGCCTCAACAGCTGCTGCGTAA
- the rplV gene encoding 50S ribosomal protein L22: MFKATARYIRVQPRKARLAAGLMRNRSVVEAQQQLSFSQMKAGRCLKKVLDSAVANAESNENVKRENLCVVEVRVDAGPMFKRVKSKSRGGRAPVLKRTSHLTVIVGERGQ; this comes from the coding sequence ATGTTTAAAGCGACAGCCCGATACATACGGGTTCAGCCAAGAAAAGCTCGTTTGGCTGCAGGGTTAATGAGAAATCGTAGCGTTGTTGAAGCTCAACAACAGCTTAGCTTTTCTCAAATGAAGGCTGGAAGATGTCTTAAAAAAGTTTTGGATAGCGCGGTTGCGAATGCGGAATCCAATGAGAATGTAAAACGAGAGAACCTTTGCGTTGTTGAAGTTCGGGTTGATGCCGGCCCAATGTTCAAAAGAGTAAAATCTAAAAGTCGTGGGGGACGAGCCCCTGTTTTGAAACGCACGAGTCATCTAACTGTGATTGTTGGCGAAAGAGGGCAGTAG
- the rpsS gene encoding 30S ribosomal protein S19, whose translation MSRSLRKGPFVDHHLLKKVRDMNALEKKTPIKTWSRRSMITPEMIGHTFEVHNGRKFLTVFVSETMVGHKLGEFSPTRMFKSHPVKKG comes from the coding sequence ATGAGTAGATCGCTAAGAAAAGGTCCTTTTGTTGATCATCACCTTCTCAAAAAGGTCCGAGATATGAACGCTTTGGAGAAGAAAACTCCAATCAAAACGTGGTCTCGTCGTTCTATGATTACCCCTGAAATGATTGGGCACACTTTTGAGGTTCATAACGGCCGCAAATTTTTGACGGTCTTTGTGTCTGAAACTATGGTTGGACACAAGTTGGGAGAATTTTCCCCAACAAGAATGTTTAAGAGCCATCCCGTTAAAAAAGGGTAA
- the rplB gene encoding 50S ribosomal protein L2, whose translation MFKKFKPVTPGTRQLILPSFDELTTQGELEGSSSKRSVRPNKKLSFFKKSSGGRDNLGHISCRHRGGGVRRHYRVIDFKRNKDGVEAKVASVEYDPNRSAYIALLNYVDGEKRYILAPKGIKRGDRVISGEGSPFKTGCCMTLKSIPLGISVHNVEMRPGSGGKLVRSAGLSAQIIAKTDGYVTLKMPSGEFRMLNEMCRATVGEVSNADHNLCVDGKAGRRRWKGIRPTVRGTAMNPVDHPHGGGEGRHNGYISQTPWGKVTKGLKTRDKRKSNKWIVKDRRK comes from the coding sequence ATGTTTAAAAAGTTTAAGCCAGTAACTCCCGGGACGAGACAGTTGATTCTGCCTTCTTTTGATGAGCTTACTACTCAAGGGGAATTAGAAGGGTCCTCTTCTAAAAGAAGTGTTCGTCCGAATAAAAAGCTTTCTTTTTTCAAAAAGAGCTCTGGAGGACGAGATAATTTAGGACATATCTCTTGTCGCCATCGTGGGGGAGGAGTTCGACGTCATTATAGAGTGATTGATTTCAAACGTAATAAGGACGGAGTTGAAGCAAAAGTAGCTTCTGTAGAGTATGATCCAAATCGTTCTGCCTATATTGCTCTGTTAAACTATGTAGATGGCGAGAAGCGTTATATTTTAGCTCCTAAAGGAATTAAACGAGGTGATCGTGTGATTTCTGGAGAAGGAAGCCCTTTCAAAACTGGATGCTGCATGACTCTTAAGAGCATTCCATTAGGGATTTCCGTTCACAATGTGGAAATGAGACCTGGGTCTGGAGGTAAATTAGTTCGGTCCGCTGGGCTTTCCGCTCAAATTATTGCTAAAACCGATGGATATGTCACTTTAAAGATGCCTTCTGGCGAGTTCCGTATGTTGAATGAAATGTGCCGGGCTACCGTTGGAGAAGTTTCTAACGCAGATCATAATCTGTGTGTAGATGGTAAAGCTGGACGTCGTCGTTGGAAAGGAATCCGACCTACAGTTCGAGGAACTGCTATGAACCCTGTTGATCACCCACACGGAGGTGGAGAAGGGCGACATAACGGATACATTTCTCAAACCCCTTGGGGTAAAGTCACGAAAGGATTGAAAACTCGTGATAAGCGTAAGAGTAACAAGTGGATAGTTAAGGATAGAAGGAAATAG
- a CDS encoding 50S ribosomal protein L23 has protein sequence MKDPYDVVKRHYVTEKAKMLEGLSLGGGEGKKKGSFCKDPKYTFVVAGDATKPMIAEAIEAIYSNKGVKVKKVNTVCVKPQPTRIFRGKRKGRTAGFKKAIVTFVDGHSIG, from the coding sequence ATGAAAGATCCTTATGATGTTGTCAAAAGACATTATGTGACCGAGAAGGCGAAAATGCTGGAAGGATTAAGTCTCGGGGGCGGAGAAGGCAAGAAAAAAGGTAGTTTCTGTAAAGATCCTAAGTACACATTTGTTGTTGCCGGGGATGCAACTAAGCCTATGATTGCTGAAGCCATAGAGGCAATTTATTCTAATAAAGGTGTGAAGGTTAAAAAAGTGAACACAGTTTGTGTAAAACCTCAGCCTACGAGAATATTCCGAGGGAAAAGAAAAGGAAGAACAGCCGGTTTCAAGAAGGCTATTGTGACTTTTGTTGATGGTCACTCTATTGGTTAG
- the rplD gene encoding 50S ribosomal protein L4 produces MVLLSKFDFSGKESGKVELPDAFFAEGKEQSVKDYLVAIQANKRQWSACTRGRSEVSHSTRKPFRQKGTGNARQGCLAAPQFRGGGIVFGPKPKFDQHVRINKKERRAAIRLLLAQKIQTGKLIVADNSVFISSLNAPKTKEALRFLKECNVECRGVLFVDGLDHVGSNENLRLSVRNLAAVRGFTYGENINGYDIAAARNIVVSEKALELLVENLVSTTKD; encoded by the coding sequence ATGGTTTTATTATCAAAGTTTGATTTTTCTGGAAAAGAGTCAGGGAAAGTTGAATTGCCCGATGCCTTCTTTGCTGAAGGGAAAGAGCAATCAGTGAAAGATTATTTAGTGGCCATTCAGGCCAATAAACGTCAGTGGAGCGCTTGTACAAGAGGGCGATCGGAAGTCAGTCACTCCACTAGGAAGCCTTTTAGACAAAAAGGAACGGGGAATGCTCGTCAAGGTTGTTTAGCTGCTCCTCAATTTAGAGGAGGAGGTATTGTTTTTGGGCCTAAACCAAAATTTGATCAGCATGTTCGCATCAATAAAAAAGAGAGAAGAGCTGCTATTAGATTGCTGTTGGCTCAGAAAATTCAAACAGGCAAGCTCATTGTTGCAGATAATTCTGTATTCATTAGTAGCTTAAATGCGCCTAAAACAAAAGAAGCTTTGAGATTTTTGAAAGAGTGCAACGTGGAGTGCCGCGGAGTCTTGTTCGTTGACGGACTAGATCATGTTGGAAGCAACGAGAATTTGAGATTGAGTGTAAGAAATCTAGCTGCTGTAAGAGGATTTACTTACGGAGAGAATATCAACGGGTATGACATTGCCGCTGCTAGAAATATTGTGGTTTCAGAGAAAGCTTTGGAACTACTTGTCGAGAATCTTGTCTCTACAACAAAAGATTAA
- the rplC gene encoding 50S ribosomal protein L3, with translation MRSQLSLIGKKEGMMHVFDKNGNLVACSVISIEPNVVAQLKTASSDGYNAVQMGADAVKAPEKTIEKRFSKALLGHFKKSGGCAFRVLKEVVVSEEAVQSVSLGDEFGVEIFDGVSNVDVCGISKGKGFQGVMKKFGFRGGPKSHGSGFHRHAGSIGMRSTPGRCFPGSKRPSHMGCDRVTVKNLEVVKVDLDRKVMLVKGAIPGFKGSVVVVKRSCGVEG, from the coding sequence ATGCGGTCTCAGCTTAGCCTAATAGGGAAAAAGGAAGGCATGATGCATGTCTTCGATAAGAATGGAAATCTTGTTGCGTGTTCGGTAATTAGCATAGAGCCAAACGTTGTTGCCCAGCTGAAAACCGCATCTTCAGATGGCTATAATGCTGTTCAAATGGGGGCAGATGCCGTAAAAGCTCCTGAAAAAACCATTGAAAAGCGTTTCTCTAAAGCACTACTCGGGCATTTTAAAAAGTCTGGGGGATGTGCTTTTCGTGTTTTAAAAGAGGTTGTCGTTTCTGAAGAGGCTGTTCAGTCGGTTTCTTTGGGCGATGAATTTGGGGTGGAAATTTTCGACGGAGTATCCAACGTTGATGTTTGCGGAATTTCTAAAGGTAAAGGTTTCCAAGGGGTGATGAAGAAGTTTGGATTCCGAGGGGGGCCAAAAAGCCACGGTTCTGGATTCCATCGTCATGCAGGATCTATTGGAATGAGATCTACTCCTGGGCGATGTTTCCCTGGAAGTAAACGTCCAAGCCATATGGGATGTGATCGGGTTACAGTCAAGAATTTAGAAGTTGTAAAAGTTGACTTGGATAGAAAAGTTATGCTCGTTAAGGGTGCAATTCCAGGTTTTAAAGGATCCGTTGTTGTTGTGAAGCGTTCTTGCGGAGTAGAAGGGTAG
- the fmt gene encoding methionyl-tRNA formyltransferase — protein sequence MNLRVVYLGTPQFAATVLETLVDARIHVVGVVTRADKPQKRSSKPIASPVKQLALSKNIPLLQPTKTTDPAFLAQLREWQADVFVVVAYGVILKQELLDIPKYGCYNLHAGLLPAYRGAAPIQRCIIAGETLSGNTVIRMDAGMDTGDIANVNHVAIGEDMTAGELAEALAGSGGELILKTLQEIEAGTVRHIPQDSAKATLAPKLTKEEGLVKWDAPASQVYAHIRGVSPAPGAWTRFLSQGKEPRRLGILSARMESSSGSHSPGEVLGVSGEDLLVACRQGVLRLCIVQPEGKVFMKAKDFFNGQSRSVALLF from the coding sequence TTGAATCTTAGAGTCGTTTATCTGGGGACCCCCCAGTTTGCGGCTACTGTTTTAGAAACACTGGTAGATGCACGTATTCATGTTGTTGGTGTCGTTACACGGGCTGATAAACCACAGAAACGCTCGTCTAAGCCAATTGCTTCTCCAGTAAAACAGTTAGCCTTATCCAAAAATATTCCTTTACTTCAGCCCACCAAGACTACCGATCCTGCTTTTCTTGCTCAATTGCGAGAATGGCAGGCAGATGTATTTGTTGTTGTCGCGTACGGAGTGATTTTAAAACAGGAACTTCTAGATATCCCTAAATATGGTTGTTACAATCTTCATGCAGGGTTATTGCCCGCGTATCGAGGAGCTGCACCCATTCAGCGTTGTATTATAGCTGGAGAAACTCTTTCTGGGAACACTGTGATCCGTATGGATGCAGGAATGGATACTGGAGATATTGCCAATGTCAATCATGTAGCTATTGGTGAAGATATGACTGCAGGAGAATTGGCCGAAGCTCTTGCAGGTTCCGGAGGAGAGCTTATATTAAAAACTTTACAAGAAATTGAGGCAGGAACAGTCCGCCACATTCCTCAAGATAGCGCAAAAGCCACCCTAGCTCCTAAGTTAACTAAGGAAGAGGGCTTGGTGAAATGGGATGCACCAGCTTCTCAGGTTTATGCTCATATTCGAGGGGTTTCTCCTGCTCCAGGAGCTTGGACTCGTTTTCTTTCTCAAGGGAAGGAGCCTCGACGTCTTGGGATACTCTCCGCTAGAATGGAATCCTCTTCTGGTTCCCATTCTCCAGGAGAAGTGCTTGGTGTTTCCGGGGAAGATTTACTGGTTGCCTGCCGTCAGGGAGTTTTGCGCTTATGTATAGTACAACCTGAAGGAAAAGTTTTCATGAAAGCAAAAGATTTTTTTAATGGGCAATCTCGATCAGTCGCTTTGCTTTTCTAA
- the lpxA gene encoding acyl-ACP--UDP-N-acetylglucosamine O-acyltransferase, whose translation MTNIHPTAIVEDGAQIGNNVTIEPYAIVKKNVKLCDDVVVKSYAYIDGFTTIGRGTTIWPSAMIGNKPQDLKFKGEKTFVEIGEHCEIREFAMITSSTFEGTTVSIGNNCLIMPWAHIAHNCSVGNNVVFSTHVQLAGHVQVGDCVTIGSMVGVHQFVRIGSYAMVGAMSGIRRDIPPFTIGTGNPYALGGVNKVGLQRRRVPFETRLALIKTFKRVFRSGESFQDSLGSVLEDFGDVPEVRHFVEFCRQPSKRGIERGIDCEASLDEPIDKKEGAFVES comes from the coding sequence ATGACCAACATTCATCCTACAGCTATTGTGGAAGATGGGGCGCAGATTGGAAATAATGTAACTATAGAGCCCTATGCTATTGTAAAAAAGAATGTGAAGCTTTGCGATGATGTAGTGGTCAAATCTTATGCGTATATCGACGGGTTTACAACGATTGGTCGAGGGACAACGATCTGGCCTTCTGCGATGATCGGGAATAAACCCCAAGATCTAAAATTTAAGGGTGAAAAGACCTTTGTTGAAATTGGAGAGCATTGCGAAATTCGTGAGTTTGCTATGATAACCTCCTCTACATTTGAGGGGACTACAGTTTCCATAGGCAACAATTGCTTAATTATGCCTTGGGCTCACATTGCTCATAACTGTTCTGTAGGTAACAATGTTGTGTTTAGTACACATGTGCAGCTTGCTGGGCATGTGCAGGTCGGGGATTGTGTGACTATAGGCAGTATGGTTGGAGTGCACCAGTTTGTCCGTATAGGATCTTATGCAATGGTTGGTGCTATGAGTGGTATTCGCCGTGACATACCTCCTTTTACCATAGGAACAGGCAATCCTTATGCTTTAGGGGGTGTTAATAAGGTCGGATTGCAACGGCGCCGTGTGCCTTTTGAAACACGTTTGGCACTAATTAAGACATTTAAACGTGTCTTCCGTTCAGGGGAGTCTTTTCAAGACTCCTTGGGAAGTGTGTTGGAAGATTTTGGAGACGTCCCTGAAGTGCGGCATTTCGTTGAATTTTGTCGGCAGCCAAGCAAACGTGGTATAGAGAGAGGCATCGATTGCGAAGCATCTTTGGATGAGCCGATAGATAAAAAAGAAGGAGCTTTTGTTGAATCTTAG
- the fabZ gene encoding 3-hydroxyacyl-ACP dehydratase FabZ → MSEKPVLGIQDIQNLLPHRYPFLLVDKILSYDLNTRSIVAQKNVTINEPFFVGHFPEAPIMPGVLILEALAQAAGVLLGIILENDRDKKIALFLGIQKAKFRQPVKPGDVLILKAEFSLISAKGGKAIAQAFVGSQIVAEGELSFVLVKKESI, encoded by the coding sequence ATGAGTGAAAAGCCTGTATTAGGAATCCAAGATATACAAAATTTGCTTCCACACCGATATCCCTTCCTATTAGTGGATAAAATTCTTTCTTATGATTTAAATACCCGTTCGATAGTGGCCCAGAAAAATGTAACCATTAACGAACCTTTTTTCGTAGGACATTTCCCTGAGGCACCTATCATGCCTGGAGTTTTGATATTAGAAGCTCTGGCCCAAGCTGCTGGTGTGTTGCTAGGAATTATATTGGAAAATGATCGAGATAAAAAGATCGCATTATTCTTAGGTATCCAGAAGGCAAAATTTCGTCAGCCCGTCAAGCCTGGGGATGTATTGATCTTGAAAGCAGAATTCTCGTTGATATCAGCTAAAGGAGGGAAGGCTATAGCACAAGCTTTTGTCGGTTCTCAGATTGTAGCTGAAGGAGAGCTTAGCTTTGTTCTTGTTAAAAAAGAGTCTATATAA
- the lpxC gene encoding UDP-3-O-acyl-N-acetylglucosamine deacetylase, with amino-acid sequence MLGRAQRTLKRKVCYSGVGVHFGKPAMLTLEPAEENTGVVFSRHAASGQYIPARLANVCGTGRSTTLSSQGGVVSTVEHLLAALYSCGVDNVRIHCSEDEIPIGDGSSQVFVDLIDQAGVEEQGQTVPIARLTHPVYYQHQDTILAAFPSEEFKISYTLHYSHNSAIGTQYRSQVISEESFRKEIAPCRTFALYNELCFLMERGLIGGGCLGNAVLFKDDSVISLGKLRFPDEPVRHKMLDLIGDLSLIGKPFLAHIIAVGSGHSSNIALGNKILEALQYEQELVK; translated from the coding sequence ATGTTAGGTCGAGCTCAGAGAACGTTAAAGCGTAAGGTATGCTATTCCGGGGTGGGAGTGCATTTTGGAAAGCCAGCGATGCTTACTCTTGAGCCAGCAGAAGAGAATACTGGAGTGGTTTTCTCGCGTCATGCAGCTTCTGGACAGTATATTCCCGCTCGATTGGCTAACGTTTGTGGGACAGGGCGTAGCACTACATTGTCTTCACAAGGTGGTGTTGTATCCACTGTAGAACATTTGTTAGCAGCGCTGTACTCTTGTGGTGTAGATAATGTACGCATCCATTGCAGCGAAGACGAAATTCCCATAGGCGATGGGAGCTCCCAAGTGTTCGTAGACCTCATAGACCAAGCAGGAGTTGAAGAACAGGGGCAAACGGTTCCTATAGCGAGACTTACTCACCCTGTCTATTACCAGCATCAGGATACAATTTTAGCAGCATTCCCTTCGGAGGAATTTAAGATTTCTTATACCCTGCACTATTCGCATAACTCTGCGATAGGCACGCAATATCGTTCCCAGGTGATTTCCGAAGAATCTTTTCGTAAAGAAATTGCTCCCTGTAGGACATTCGCTCTATACAATGAACTCTGCTTTCTTATGGAAAGGGGACTTATTGGTGGAGGTTGTTTAGGTAATGCTGTGTTATTTAAAGATGATAGTGTCATTAGTTTGGGCAAGCTACGTTTCCCTGATGAGCCTGTTCGCCATAAAATGTTAGATCTAATAGGAGATTTATCTCTAATTGGGAAACCTTTTTTAGCACACATTATAGCTGTGGGGTCAGGGCATTCTTCTAATATTGCCTTAGGGAATAAAATTTTAGAGGCGTTGCAGTATGAACAGGAGTTAGTAAAATGA